A section of the Cydia amplana chromosome 15, ilCydAmpl1.1, whole genome shotgun sequence genome encodes:
- the LOC134654715 gene encoding lipase 3-like, producing the protein MFISEALAGLNVVSAIANLTSRPLQKSLAQLKDFIELAAENGYIAEAHEVVTEDGYILKMFRIPPRNNCTKKVPILVMHGLLQGAEAFLDAGPEAPGYVFAQECYDSWFGNVRGNYHSRRHMTLNPDKDLKFWQFSVDEIGKYDIPAMVDYVLKATAMEQLIYVGYSQGGLTYFVMNSERPEYAKKIKLFLGLAPGSRQYNTRSQTIRVAVNIVNSLRVRLEAVGIWEILSQGFPIQGALNTLCSIELLSAIVCGLGITLVDSPHPGSVTPEIQTRLVQHAPAGSSIQNLAWYGQSIHSLKFSKFDFGRLKNLQLYGTSTPPKYNIGASKSPAVIFHGDGDHAVDTKDVDWAVKQLPKVLEFYVVKNPQWNHLDMCYSRYWKHDIFVPMRKYLNQYDGIDNS; encoded by the coding sequence ATGTTCATATCAGAGGCTTTAGCAGGCCTAAATGTCGTCAGCGCGATAGCAAACCTAACATCACGACCGCTACAGAAATCTCTTGCCCAATTAAAGGATTTCATCGAACTTGCAGCTGAAAATGGATACATTGCCGAAGCACACGAAGTAGTAACCGAAGATGGGTACATACTGAAAATGTTTAGAATACCTCCTAGAAACAATTGCACGAAAAAAGTACCAATACTGGTAATGCATGGTCTCCTCCAAGGGGCCGAGGCCTTTTTAGACGCGGGACCAGAAGCGCCCGGATACGTGTTTGCTCAAGAGTGCTACGACTCGTGGTTTGGCAACGTTCGCGGCAACTACCACTCCCGGAGGCACATGACATTGAATCCGGATaaagacttgaaattttggcaGTTCTCAGTCGACGAAATAGGGAAATATGACATTCCGGCTATGGTCGACTATGTACTTAAAGCAACAGCAATGGAACAGTTGATTTATGTAGGTTATTCTCAAGGAGGCCTGACTTATTTTGTCATGAACTCCGAGAGACCTGAATAtgccaaaaaaattaaacttttccTCGGGTTAGCGCCGGGTTCGAGACAATATAACACCCGTTCACAAACGATAAGAGTAGCagtaaacattgtaaattccttAAGAGTCCGCCTAGAAGCAGTAGGAATCTGGGAAATCTTATCTCAAGGTTTTCCTATCCAAGGAGCACTGAATACGTTGTGCTCTATTGAGTTACTGTCAGCAATTGTTTGTGGTTTGGGCATAACTTTAGTGGATTCACCTCATCCAGGCTCTGTTACGCCTGAAATTCAAACAAGATTAGTCCAGCACGCTCCGGCCGGGTCTTCTATTCAGAACTTAGCCTGGTACGGACAATCTATTCATAGTCTCAAATTCAGCAAGTTCGATTTTGGACGCCTGAAGAATTTGCAGCTTTATGGAACTAGTACACCGCCGAAATACAATATTGGAGCGTCGAAATCACCGGCTGTAATATTTCATGGTGATGGAGACCACGCTGTTGATACGAAAGACGTAGATTGGGCTGTTAAACAACTGCCAAAAGTGTTAGAATTCTATGTTGTGAAAAATCCACAGTGGAATCATTTAGATATGTGCTACAGTCGCTACTGGAAACACGATATATTTGTTCCAATGCGGAAATATTTAAATCAGTACGACGGCATTGATAATAGTTAA